Proteins found in one Ptychodera flava strain L36383 chromosome 3, AS_Pfla_20210202, whole genome shotgun sequence genomic segment:
- the LOC139129589 gene encoding kin of IRRE-like protein 2 produces MNWYGFTLYMLYVLPCVLGGQLSWNVIPPDVCARLDSRVTLPCGIHGQQANPSWLQIEPTRRLVSHGFEVDYKACGTCSITGDQTQGQHDLTIDPVSDRDIGTWRCEQFGAHPAYHDAKILSTEPCTGASMSVVSGATHKSGRIFEAEAGSDVTFFCTPLGCQESCTSVMFYKDGVVIPHSGDGRLTVQFRVPNEEHSRHIISCRVQNDIMSSYREENITVTVGYDDDITKPTPVHEDTEQVTDDGDIVNDRDPQQVTSQATSVFSSWMLLLLLVARLLP; encoded by the exons ATGAACTGGTATGGGTTTACACTCTACATGCTGTATGTACTTCCCTGTGTGCTCGGAG GCCAACTGAGCTGGAATGTCATACCACCTGATGTGTGTGCAAGACTGGATAGCAGAGTCACATTGCCATGTGGGATACATGGACAACAAGCCAACCCATCATGGTTACAAATAGAACCAACCAGGCGACTTGTCTCACATGGATTTGAAGTGGATTACAAAGCCTGCGGCACTTGCAGTATCACTGGGGATCAAACTCAGGGACAACACGACTTGACAATTGATCCAGTGTCAGACAGAGACATTGGCACTTGGAGGTGTGAACAGTTTGGAGCTCATCCTGCTTATCATGACGCAAAAATACTAAGTACAG AACCGTGCACTGGTGCCAGTATGAGTGTGGTAAGTGGAGCCACACATAAGAGCGGACGAATCTTTGAAGCAGAGGCAGGCAGCGACGTTACGTTCTTCTGTACGCCACTGGGATGCCAGGAATCTTGTACTTCCGTCATGTTTTACAAGGATGGTGTGGTTATACCGCATTCCGGTGATGGCCGTCTAACTGTTCAGTTTAGAGTGCCCAATGAGGAACATAGCAGGCATATCATCTCGTGTAGAGTTCAGAATGACATAATGTCGAGTTATCGGGAAGAAAACATTACAGTAACTGTTGGTT atgatgatgacatcactaaacCAACCCCTGTCCATGAAGACACTGAACAAG TAACAGATGATGGTGACATCGTGAACGACAGAGACCCTCAACAAG TAACTTCCCAAGCAACCTCTGTGTTCTCATCTTGGATGCTGTTGCTGCTGTTGGTTGCAAGGCTGTTACCCTAG
- the LOC139129590 gene encoding uncharacterized protein, which translates to MRAVLLFLLTLTGLTYRPVRSARAELPRYERSILEETENSRCPENAYSAEKTRTGILIVGTEWWPRSKDFSLATVQRDLSRLLLNQGYDVYVTVFDPSEQEMEDAKNHGVRLITSEQLPTSRVLPNVERLLLHKAVFPELHKYINITVVIGYANIEGAADAARSIKDCLFRDASFVLLVTYIPEDTDMKPSDVEDHEYDILEHANIASVVMSLGPAIYLHFENKFRDLFKKPTHLEFFPGFDDILLKTMTTPPDIQEGPIEILMFDFSSTTALNCSNNLQHVALAVGKVADYFSGDRKIKLKIRGLSDEVGQACKESLREIIRSDYVSIHPYPYSENILFKVRKDFRQCHLLLFAPWRDPFGIISFLASTAGVPTLSTEHSGFSEFIKRDMKHHYNIVVVNELGIHVNTLKATEKWERKIIDVLKDPTVYENFLVNAQKLKHDLKKSIISGTIAKSRKMVSAILQNETGIGRPKCIERRGKWKVEKTEGYDKSGRSMVEKADIYGLCLTQNGSLQIDVTVENATPKVVEKVKDQLFRKIKTCEDLPALQKYLHGLGIKCLYTLVNSLSIFVLCPHVQSLDTLWAYYKNNSLERLVKADIMNTEAYEKLDERGIMFGVSIERWRYRRCRLELLYLNQDPDRKHAEVTLTDKNIITLVIIMLFEWTLVVMINSFQTGRSGAITELDNTGVRARVSFPSLECLLLLGVDPKLEVTASVKEFLRHILHANSVTVSRGKNINILYLMVNLTSKTQNVILFRLETLAFLGLRKYVFVNPEILTGVSATVLEEELSRGNYIPVESLSTKTFNLKTKSLLPFKLISRQSTNFYINYSFDLALSVHQTLRKQLKHGHTEIISLRESLRDSERKRVVAESQLKEKVEKIDSAEKNIECKSLKIKKC; encoded by the exons ATGAGGGCTGTATTACTTTTTCTTCTAACTTTGACTGGACTTACATATCGCCCAGTGAGAAGCGCCAGAGCCGAGTTACCAAGATACGAAAGAAGTATTCTCGAAGAGACTGAGAACAGCAGATGTCCAGAGAACGCATATTCTGCTGAAAAAAcaa GAACAGGCATACTAATTGTTGGTACCGAGTGGTGGCCGAGATCAAAGGATTTTTCACTGGCCACTGTACAGAGAGACTTGTCAAGACTATTGCTAAATCAGGGGTATGATGTGTATGTTACTGTGTTTGACCCGTCTGAACAGGAGATGGAAGATGCAAAGAATCATGGTGTCCGACTGATAACGTCCGAACAACTGCCTACATCCAGAGTTCTTCCAAATGTGGAGCGGCTTCTCTTGCATAAAGCAGTTTTTCCTGAGCTACACAAGTACATAAATATCACTGTAGTAATAGGTTATGCTAATATTGAGGGGGCGGCTGACGCTGCCAGGAGTATTAAAGATTGCCTGTTCCGGGATGCGAGTTTCGTACTACTCGTCACTTACATACCGGAGGACACAGATATGAAACCAAGCGACGTCGAGGACCACGAATATGACATACTTGAACATGCAAACATCGCGTCAGTAGTCATGTCGTTAGGGCCAGCAATATATTTACACTTTGAAAATAAGTTTCGTGACCTCTTTAAGAAACCGACACATCTTGAGTTTTTCCCAGGATTTGATGACATATTGTTAAAAACTATGACAACTCCCCCGGATATTCAAGAAGGACCCATAGAAATTTTAATGTTCGACTTTTCGTCAACAACAGCCTTAAATTGTTCCAATAATTTACAGCATGTGGCATTAGCTGTTGGCAAAGTTGCAGACTATTTTTCTGGTGACAGAAAGATAAAACTGAAAATCAGAGGACTGTCTGATGAAGTCGGCCAAGCgtgtaaggaaagtttgagggaGATCATACGATCAGATTATGTTTCGATACATCCATACCCATATTCCGAGAATATCTTGTTTAAAGTAAGAAAGGATTTTAGACAATGCCATCTTCTTTTATTTGCTCCATGGAGAGATCCTTTTGGCATCATTAGTTTCTTAGCAAGTACGGCGGGAGTCCCGACGCTAAGCACCGAACATTCTGGATTTTCAGAGTTTATTAAACGAGACATGAAACACCACTACAACATTGTGGTAGTCAACGAACTTGGCATTCACGTTAACACGTTGAAAGCTACTGAGAAGTGGGAAAGGAAAATTATTGACGTACTGAAAGACCCCACTGTGTATGAAAACTTTTTGGTGAATGCTCAAAAACTAAAGCATGATTTGAAAAAGAGCATCATATCCGGAACAATAGCGAAATCCCGCAAAATGGTGTCAGCTATACTACAGAATGAAACAGGGATAGGCAGACCGAAGTGTATAGAAAGACGAG GTAAGTGGAAGGTTGAAAAGACTGAAGGATATGACAAGTCGGGGAGATCGATGGTCGAAAAGGCTGATATCTATGGATTATGTCTGACACAAAATG GAAGTCTTCAAATCGATGTGACGGTTGAAAACGCAACGCCGAAGGTTGTCGAAAAAGTAAAGGACCAACTATTCAGGAAAATCAAAACATGCGAAGATCTACCGGCTCTCCAGAAGTACCTCCACGGCCTTGGAATCAAATGTCTGTACACACTAGTCAACAGTCTATCCATTTTTGTGTTGTGTCCGCATGTCCAATCACTAGACACTCTGTGGGCATATTACAAAAATAACTCACTGGAACGTCTAGTCAAGGCAGATATTATGAACACAGAAGCATATGAGAAACTGGATGAAAGGGGTATCATGTTTGGTGTATCAATAGAAAGATGGCGATACCGCAGATGTAGACTGGAATTACTCTATTTAAATCAAG ATCCGGACAGAAAGCATGCTGAGGTAACCTTGACCGATAAGAATATCATTACATTGGTCATTATCATGTTGTTTGAATGGACACTGGTGGTTATGATCAATAGTTTTCAGACGGGCAGAAGTGGAGCC ATCACAGAGCTGGATAACACAGGGGTGCGTGCTAGAG tGTCATTTCCATCATTGGAATGTCTGCTACTCCTTGGTGTTGATCCCAAACTGGAAGTCACAGCGTCTGTCAAGGAATTCCTCCGACATATATTGCATGCCAATTCTGTGACGGTTTCTCgaggaaaaaatatcaacatctTATACCTGATGGTGAACTTGACCAGCAAGActcaaaatgtcattttgttcAGACTGGAAACCTTAGCTTTCCTGGGATTAAGAAAATATGTGTTTGTCAACCCAGAAATATTGACAGGGGTTAGTGCTACAG tattggAGGAGGAACTTAGCAGAGGCAATTACATTCCTGTGGAATCACTCAGtacaaaaacattcaatttaAAAACGAAAAGCTTGCTTCCCTTCAAGCTTATCTCGAGACAATCCACcaatttttatataaattatTCGTTCGATTTAGCTCTTAGTGTACATCAAACACTGCGAAAGCAATTAAAACATGGTCACACAGAAATCATTAGTCTCCGTGAAAGTCTTCGCGATTCGGAACGCAAAAGGGTCGTTGCAGAAAGTCAGCTAAAAGAAAAGGTCGAAAAGATTGATAGTGCTGAGAAAAACATCGAATGTAAAtctcttaaaataaaaaaatgctag